In Lacibacter sp. H375, one DNA window encodes the following:
- a CDS encoding bile acid:sodium symporter family protein, with translation MERKVKPVLFSALAVLFASLATVFWLTENINMSGWFLVLFFLSLAFAFRGIALLKGLSFTAIILASVVLAMWHPEYFTTWGNFQLSSTIIPFIQLLMFGMGSSMSVNDFAAVVKSPKGVMIGVASQFIIMPSLGFILASATNFPSEIAAGIILIGCSPSGLASNVMAYLSKANLALSITITSITTLIAPFVTPLLMKLFAGALIEIDVLKMMWDIFKMIIIPIGAGLLFNKLLKGKIKWLDSAMPFVSMFAITCIVTIIVASGRDNLLKIGLLLTVVALAHNTFGYLLGYWSGRLFKMSERDCRTIAIEVGMQNAGLASGIAKELGKISTIGLAAAVFGPLMNITGSALASWWHNRPPVEKK, from the coding sequence ATGGAGCGTAAAGTAAAACCGGTTCTTTTTTCTGCACTTGCTGTATTATTTGCATCATTGGCTACGGTATTTTGGCTAACAGAAAATATAAACATGTCAGGATGGTTCCTGGTTTTATTTTTTTTAAGTCTTGCATTTGCTTTCAGAGGTATTGCATTGTTAAAGGGTCTCTCCTTCACTGCCATTATTTTAGCTTCAGTTGTGTTAGCTATGTGGCATCCTGAATATTTTACCACCTGGGGTAATTTTCAGTTAAGCAGTACAATTATTCCCTTCATTCAGCTGCTCATGTTTGGAATGGGTTCGTCTATGAGTGTAAACGATTTTGCTGCTGTTGTGAAATCGCCAAAAGGAGTAATGATAGGTGTTGCAAGTCAGTTTATTATTATGCCGTCGCTTGGTTTTATACTGGCTTCAGCAACAAATTTCCCTTCCGAAATAGCAGCAGGGATTATCTTGATCGGTTGTTCACCAAGCGGCCTGGCTTCAAACGTAATGGCCTACTTGTCAAAAGCAAATCTTGCATTATCAATTACCATTACATCCATCACTACGTTGATAGCCCCGTTTGTTACACCGTTATTGATGAAGTTATTTGCCGGTGCTTTAATTGAAATAGATGTATTGAAAATGATGTGGGATATCTTTAAAATGATCATCATTCCTATTGGCGCAGGTTTGTTATTCAATAAATTATTAAAAGGAAAAATTAAGTGGCTTGATAGTGCTATGCCATTTGTTTCGATGTTTGCCATTACCTGCATTGTTACAATCATTGTTGCTTCCGGAAGAGATAACCTGCTCAAAATTGGATTACTGTTAACTGTTGTTGCATTGGCACATAATACGTTTGGATACCTGTTGGGCTATTGGAGCGGTCGCTTATTTAAAATGAGTGAAAGAGATTGCCGAACCATTGCCATTGAAGTAGGCATGCAGAATGCAGGGCTAGCATCGGGCATTGCAAAAGAGCTTGGAAAAATTTCAACCATTGGGTTAGCCGCTGCTGTGTTTGGTCCATTAATGAATATTACAGGTTCGGCATTGGCAAGCTGGTGGCATAACCGTCCACCTGTGGAAAAAAAATAA
- a CDS encoding SusC/RagA family TonB-linked outer membrane protein — protein MKVKFQPATNTGLIRLLFSFILLTILTAAQAQTVTGTVVDEEKNPVNGATVAVKGTNRATVTNASGNFSITASGTDVLLFSFIGFVNLEVPVSGRTTVSVTLTRSETNMDEVVVIALGEKRAAKKLGYSTTSVNADELVRQRTTNLGESLVGKVAGLNITPPAAGAGASNQIRLRGQVGFAGANNAPLLVINGLPMDQGVRNAEGAGQQRDRGDNLANINPDDIESMTVLKGAAAAALYGSRAAAGAIIITTKSGSKNQGIGVDFTSSYTSSQALNFMDEIVQTEYGQGQGGNKFTTAAQIQGNGQWGWGAKLDGQPTINFDGQMRPYSANPHQLFDFLQTGTNLTNTLGLSGGGTNGSFRTSISTTSAKGIVPSNEYKRRIFNIGVNQTIAKKLKLQLNVNYADEDYINPPQIGTQGDGAVNFFTRMPISVPIEAYRTSAKDPATGAEWRTNGFQGTVNNPYFALQNGQKYKEDRNRFLGTATLRYDITDWLYAQGRFNYDRGDNFAEWYTLNGTGANTVIATTTPTVTYRGGYNLNQTTTTDINADFLVGTSNQFGKFSVDAAFGGNTLRSEWKNMVQTSTNFTVPNVYSYRNGTVKGAGDGFNYSQQRVNSMYGWVELGYNGLLFLNGTVRNDWFSILIPENNSKFYSSVSGSFVFSQLLKNVNWLSFGKLRASWAQVGSVALVNPYEGVLTYGIGANLFNGQTLGSINGAGAPNPLLQPFTVTEKEIGLELRLFQNRLLMDVAAFEKITTDQIIDVNLSSSSGYNTSKQNRASLKNSGLETLVEYKAIQQKDFSWTTSWNNAYLNTKVLNVGNPSGTILLLYFNGTGNEFLGEIRYTEGLGMNQLYTRTYRRNANGQILVGDNGRPLPSNTNPKGITGGFNPVGSAIPKFTGGWNNSFTYKNLSLGINIDYKFGGTVLTSTLLNMTRQGHSKLSLIGREGGYVFPGVNVNTGQPNTVSITVAGNGLQNYWTGYRNDQIGDPFTFKSDFVKLRNISLAYNLTSLIGKVAVLKFVKGLSLSASCRNVAILYKDLPGLDPEAIQSSGDIRAGYENSSLPTTRNYNLTLNVKF, from the coding sequence ATGAAGGTAAAATTTCAACCCGCAACAAATACGGGTTTGATCCGGCTTCTGTTTTCATTCATCCTCTTAACAATTCTTACAGCTGCACAGGCGCAAACCGTCACCGGTACGGTGGTGGATGAGGAAAAAAATCCTGTTAACGGAGCAACCGTAGCAGTAAAAGGTACAAACAGAGCAACGGTCACCAATGCTTCCGGTAATTTCAGCATTACTGCTTCCGGAACAGACGTATTGCTGTTTAGCTTTATTGGATTTGTAAATTTAGAAGTTCCCGTCAGCGGCAGAACAACTGTTTCTGTAACGCTCACCCGCTCTGAAACAAACATGGATGAAGTGGTAGTGATAGCGTTGGGTGAGAAACGTGCAGCAAAAAAGCTGGGTTATTCCACAACATCTGTTAATGCGGATGAACTCGTAAGACAGCGAACTACCAACCTCGGTGAATCGCTTGTAGGAAAGGTTGCCGGGTTAAATATTACACCTCCCGCTGCAGGTGCCGGTGCCAGTAATCAGATTCGCCTGCGTGGACAAGTTGGTTTTGCCGGAGCAAACAATGCACCCCTGTTAGTTATTAATGGTTTGCCTATGGATCAGGGTGTACGAAATGCCGAGGGTGCCGGTCAGCAACGTGACCGTGGCGATAACCTGGCAAATATTAATCCTGATGATATTGAAAGTATGACGGTGTTGAAAGGAGCAGCTGCCGCCGCACTGTATGGTTCAAGAGCCGCAGCCGGTGCGATCATCATCACAACAAAGTCTGGTTCAAAAAATCAGGGTATAGGTGTTGATTTTACGTCCAGTTATACATCATCGCAGGCCTTAAACTTCATGGACGAAATTGTACAAACTGAATATGGCCAGGGACAAGGAGGAAACAAGTTTACAACTGCTGCACAAATACAAGGTAATGGTCAATGGGGATGGGGCGCCAAATTAGATGGACAGCCAACCATCAATTTTGATGGACAAATGCGTCCATACTCTGCTAATCCGCACCAACTTTTCGACTTCCTGCAAACAGGAACAAACCTAACCAATACGCTTGGCTTATCTGGTGGCGGTACCAACGGGAGTTTCAGAACTTCCATTTCAACCACGAGTGCAAAAGGTATTGTGCCAAGCAATGAATACAAAAGAAGAATTTTCAATATAGGTGTCAATCAAACAATTGCCAAAAAACTCAAACTACAGTTGAATGTAAACTATGCAGATGAAGATTATATTAATCCGCCACAGATTGGTACACAGGGCGATGGGGCTGTAAACTTCTTTACACGTATGCCGATCTCTGTTCCGATAGAAGCTTACCGTACCAGTGCAAAAGATCCTGCTACTGGTGCAGAATGGAGAACCAACGGCTTCCAGGGCACAGTGAATAACCCTTATTTTGCTTTGCAAAACGGTCAGAAATACAAGGAAGACAGAAACCGTTTTCTTGGAACAGCTACATTACGTTATGATATTACCGACTGGCTCTATGCGCAGGGTCGGTTCAACTACGATCGTGGCGATAATTTTGCTGAATGGTATACACTCAACGGTACAGGCGCCAATACTGTAATTGCCACCACCACCCCTACTGTTACTTATAGAGGCGGTTATAATTTAAACCAAACTACTACAACCGATATTAATGCCGACTTTCTTGTTGGTACGAGCAACCAGTTTGGAAAATTTTCGGTTGATGCGGCTTTTGGTGGTAACACGTTACGATCAGAATGGAAAAATATGGTTCAAACATCTACAAACTTTACCGTTCCCAATGTTTATTCTTACAGGAATGGCACGGTAAAAGGCGCAGGCGATGGATTTAATTACAGCCAGCAACGTGTTAACTCAATGTATGGATGGGTTGAATTAGGATACAATGGATTGTTATTCCTTAACGGTACTGTCAGGAACGATTGGTTTTCGATCCTGATTCCTGAGAACAACAGTAAATTTTATTCATCTGTTTCAGGTAGTTTTGTTTTCTCACAACTCTTAAAGAATGTTAACTGGCTTTCGTTTGGTAAGTTAAGAGCTTCATGGGCGCAGGTAGGTAGTGTGGCATTAGTGAATCCTTATGAAGGGGTTTTAACGTATGGAATTGGTGCAAATCTGTTTAACGGACAAACGTTGGGGAGTATTAATGGTGCCGGTGCACCCAACCCTTTGTTGCAGCCATTTACTGTAACCGAAAAAGAAATTGGTCTTGAATTAAGATTATTTCAAAACAGGTTATTAATGGATGTTGCAGCATTTGAAAAAATAACTACTGACCAGATCATTGATGTAAATCTTTCCAGCTCATCGGGCTATAATACGTCAAAACAAAACAGAGCTTCATTAAAGAACAGCGGTCTTGAAACGTTGGTTGAATACAAAGCTATTCAGCAAAAAGATTTCAGTTGGACCACTTCATGGAACAATGCATACCTCAATACAAAAGTTTTAAACGTTGGTAACCCAAGTGGTACTATTCTCTTGCTTTATTTCAACGGAACCGGTAATGAGTTTCTGGGAGAGATCAGGTACACCGAAGGGTTAGGCATGAACCAGTTGTACACAAGAACATACCGAAGAAATGCCAATGGCCAAATTCTCGTAGGCGATAATGGTCGGCCGCTCCCATCCAATACAAATCCAAAAGGTATCACAGGAGGTTTTAACCCGGTTGGCAGTGCCATTCCAAAATTCACTGGCGGATGGAATAACTCGTTCACCTATAAAAACCTGAGCCTGGGCATTAATATCGATTATAAATTCGGCGGAACAGTGTTAACATCAACGCTGCTGAACATGACACGTCAAGGCCATAGCAAATTGTCTTTAATTGGTCGTGAAGGTGGTTATGTATTCCCCGGTGTAAATGTAAACACTGGTCAGCCCAACACCGTTTCAATTACTGTTGCAGGAAATGGTTTGCAGAATTACTGGACAGGTTACAGAAACGACCAGATTGGTGATCCTTTCACCTTCAAATCAGATTTTGTAAAACTCAGAAACATTTCTTTGGCATATAATTTAACCAGTCTTATTGGCAAGGTAGCTGTGTTGAAATTCGTAAAAGGATTATCACTTTCTGCTTCCTGCCGCAACGTTGCAATTCTTTACAAAGATCTGCCTGGTCTTGATCCTGAAGCGATCCAGTCATCTGGTGATATTAGGGCTGGTTATGAGAATTCATCATTACCAACAACACGTAATTACAATCTTACTTTAAATGTTAAATTCTAA
- a CDS encoding aldehyde dehydrogenase (NADP(+)), giving the protein MVKEKQIIGYHFSDEGSETFFSYNPATALNNEYAFSKATSAEVDTAVEKAAIAFQQYYKKSGEEKAVFLDAIAAEIMNTGDTLISVCSSETGLPQARIEGERGRTVNQLKMFAALLREGSWVDARIETAIPDRVPLPKSDLRYMHIGLGPVVVFGASNFPLAFSVAGGDTASALAAGCPVIVKAHSAHPATSAIVGKAIQMAARKTNMPDGVFSLLYGDGTTTGIQLVKHPQVKAVGFTGSYKAGKALYDAAVSRPEPIPVYAEMGSSNPVFILPKAMKEKGAAIAAGYSGSVTMGVGQFCTNPGILFYDANEEDVFKSTLKMEFEKTNGGVMLAPLIFKSYKQAVEHHLQMNGVQQLATGSNATTSDGNNIATPILFSTNSDTFNNSPSLSEEIFGPASITVTTAGKKEMLEIASKLSGHLTATIHGTEDELNDYKELIHILEQKVGRLVINGFPTGVEVCSAMVHGGPFPSTTDSKSTSVGTAAIYRFTRPVCYQNMPDSLLPFELKNKNTLMIWRLINGERTNKDLN; this is encoded by the coding sequence ATGGTAAAAGAGAAACAGATCATTGGCTATCATTTTTCGGACGAAGGGAGTGAAACTTTTTTTTCATACAATCCCGCAACAGCATTGAATAATGAGTATGCTTTTTCAAAAGCTACTTCTGCCGAAGTTGATACGGCTGTTGAAAAAGCAGCAATAGCTTTTCAGCAATACTATAAGAAGAGCGGAGAAGAGAAAGCTGTTTTTTTAGATGCAATTGCAGCAGAAATCATGAATACAGGCGATACGTTGATTAGTGTTTGCAGCAGTGAAACCGGCTTACCGCAAGCACGAATTGAAGGTGAAAGAGGAAGAACAGTTAATCAACTAAAGATGTTTGCGGCATTGTTGAGAGAAGGTTCATGGGTAGATGCACGAATAGAAACAGCAATACCTGATCGTGTTCCTTTACCCAAATCCGATTTACGTTATATGCACATCGGCTTGGGCCCGGTCGTTGTTTTTGGCGCAAGTAATTTCCCATTGGCATTTTCAGTTGCAGGTGGCGATACTGCATCTGCACTTGCAGCAGGATGTCCTGTTATTGTAAAGGCACATAGTGCCCACCCTGCTACATCTGCAATTGTTGGCAAAGCCATACAAATGGCGGCACGTAAAACCAATATGCCTGACGGTGTTTTTTCTTTGCTTTATGGTGATGGCACTACTACCGGTATACAGTTAGTAAAACATCCGCAAGTAAAAGCAGTTGGCTTTACCGGATCTTATAAAGCAGGTAAAGCATTGTATGATGCTGCTGTAAGCCGGCCTGAACCGATACCTGTTTATGCAGAGATGGGAAGCAGTAATCCTGTTTTTATTTTACCAAAAGCTATGAAAGAAAAAGGAGCAGCAATTGCTGCTGGCTATTCGGGATCAGTTACAATGGGTGTTGGGCAGTTTTGTACAAACCCCGGTATTTTATTTTATGATGCAAATGAAGAGGATGTTTTCAAAAGTACATTGAAGATGGAGTTTGAAAAAACAAATGGAGGTGTAATGCTGGCACCATTAATTTTCAAATCATACAAACAAGCTGTGGAGCACCATTTGCAAATGAATGGTGTGCAGCAATTAGCAACAGGCAGTAATGCAACAACTAGTGATGGAAATAATATAGCCACACCAATACTTTTTTCAACTAACAGTGACACATTTAACAATAGCCCGTCTTTAAGCGAAGAAATTTTTGGACCTGCAAGCATTACTGTTACTACTGCCGGAAAAAAAGAAATGCTCGAGATAGCTTCAAAGCTTTCAGGTCATTTAACGGCTACTATTCACGGAACAGAAGATGAATTAAATGATTATAAAGAACTCATACATATTCTTGAACAAAAAGTAGGACGACTTGTAATAAACGGATTTCCTACCGGAGTAGAAGTATGCAGTGCGATGGTACATGGTGGACCATTTCCATCAACTACCGATAGCAAGTCTACATCAGTTGGTACAGCAGCCATCTATCGTTTCACAAGGCCGGTCTGCTATCAGAATATGCCCGACTCATTACTGCCGTTTGAATTAAAAAATAAAAACACATTGATGATTTGGAGGTTGATTAATGGAGAAAGGACAAATAAAGATTTAAATTAG
- a CDS encoding SusD/RagB family nutrient-binding outer membrane lipoprotein has protein sequence MLKIFKQLILVICSGCFLTACDKDFEKINTNPYAVLSIDPALLLSGAQRTHIGTWNAEHIIVQHFVVPYNTGANQGFSFNVDIDGNSNPKWDQSYSGGSNGNAAPIKNLTQALTLLGANTTRVNLKSMIRIWKAQVFMGLVDNYGDVPYSEAGKGVAPDLLFFPKYDDDAAIYDDLYKELKESIAALSTSGEFISADLFYGANAQPSTRTANATDQATKWKKLGNSLLLRLGMRYSKLDPAKAQAIVAEAFAGGVMTSNADNAFVKNDGTAFSQPDNAALRNFSQFNYAAEPFVNQLKVTNDPRGKFLIAQYPDPGAIANNLTPDMVLANQYGVPIGVTSDQILAAGSPYRGARGSGLNYSQFNVNIVAAPGVPEFWVTYAQTSLLLAEAAKRGWIPGGDVQAKIYYDNAITADMASYSLYTGTTPISGADVTAYLNDPGVAYTPADALKLINTQYWIVNIRNGTEAFANFRRSGFPALTPNPVAGALGSVGFARRLSYPDLEASSNTANYNAASAAIGGDKLTSRVFWDKL, from the coding sequence ATGCTGAAAATATTTAAACAACTGATCCTTGTTATTTGCAGCGGCTGTTTTCTTACCGCCTGCGATAAGGATTTTGAAAAAATAAACACGAACCCGTATGCAGTATTGTCCATTGATCCTGCACTCTTGCTTTCAGGTGCTCAACGAACCCATATCGGCACATGGAATGCAGAGCACATCATTGTGCAGCATTTTGTGGTTCCTTACAACACCGGTGCAAATCAGGGTTTCAGTTTTAATGTTGATATTGACGGAAACAGTAACCCAAAATGGGATCAATCCTACTCTGGGGGTAGCAATGGTAACGCAGCACCGATCAAAAATCTTACGCAGGCATTAACTCTCCTTGGAGCAAACACAACCCGTGTTAATTTAAAAAGTATGATCCGCATCTGGAAAGCACAAGTATTCATGGGCTTGGTTGATAACTATGGAGATGTGCCTTACTCAGAAGCCGGCAAAGGGGTTGCTCCTGATCTGTTGTTTTTTCCAAAATATGATGATGATGCAGCCATTTATGATGACCTGTACAAAGAACTGAAAGAATCAATTGCTGCATTAAGTACCAGTGGTGAATTTATTTCTGCTGATCTTTTCTATGGCGCAAATGCACAGCCATCAACCAGAACGGCGAACGCCACAGACCAGGCGACGAAATGGAAAAAATTAGGCAATTCATTATTGTTACGTTTGGGAATGCGTTACAGTAAACTTGATCCTGCAAAAGCTCAGGCAATTGTTGCCGAAGCATTCGCCGGTGGAGTGATGACATCAAACGCAGATAATGCATTTGTAAAAAATGATGGAACTGCTTTTTCACAACCCGATAATGCGGCATTGCGAAACTTCTCTCAATTCAACTATGCGGCTGAGCCGTTTGTAAATCAATTGAAAGTAACCAACGATCCAAGAGGCAAGTTCCTGATCGCACAATATCCGGATCCCGGTGCTATTGCAAACAATCTTACGCCCGATATGGTTTTAGCAAATCAATATGGCGTACCAATTGGAGTTACCAGTGATCAGATATTAGCTGCAGGAAGTCCGTATAGAGGTGCCAGAGGATCGGGACTAAATTATTCACAGTTTAATGTAAATATCGTTGCTGCTCCGGGTGTTCCTGAGTTCTGGGTAACTTATGCGCAAACATCATTATTGCTGGCAGAAGCAGCTAAGAGAGGTTGGATTCCGGGTGGTGATGTTCAGGCCAAGATCTATTACGACAATGCAATTACAGCCGACATGGCATCATATTCTCTTTACACCGGCACTACGCCTATCTCCGGTGCAGATGTTACTGCCTATCTGAATGATCCGGGAGTGGCCTATACGCCGGCCGATGCGCTCAAGCTGATCAACACCCAATACTGGATCGTGAATATCAGAAACGGAACAGAAGCATTTGCCAATTTCAGAAGAAGCGGATTTCCTGCTTTAACACCCAACCCGGTTGCAGGAGCTCTTGGAAGTGTTGGTTTTGCAAGAAGACTTTCTTATCCTGATCTAGAAGCCTCTTCAAATACAGCAAACTATAACGCTGCATCTGCAGCTATTGGTGGAGATAAATTAACATCAAGGGTATTTTGGGACAAATTGTAA
- a CDS encoding gluconokinase, with protein sequence MECIITIELGTNAVRVYAFDLDGNIIGSLKGYCPTFHSEPDYSEQDADQIFITMLYVLKNLLNDVLHPRKYKVRCICFSSSMHSVLAVDKRGNPMGHAITWADNRANKEAAELKNSPLGKKIYSATGTPLHPMSPLTKIAWIKNNEKEKFKQVSKFLSLKAYILQQLTGEYVIDYSIASATGLLNIHKIKWETESLKFAGITAAMLPELVPVDTKVGKLNKAYQASLGLSADTKILVGSSDGCMAVLGDGVNEEGVATITVEDSGAVRVVSDKVMQDDKQRFFNYLLTENKYISGGPTNNGGVIFEWFTRQFGDFKNPFDLEHTMLELIQDASKVPAGSDGLIFLPYLLGERAPIWNANARGVFFGINIKHEKAHFVRAAIEGIIYELYSIGKTLEEHRSINSLSINGSFGTLPFFTQMVADIYNKPVRLRQNYHSVSYGAYLLSATEMGIYKSLDEAAKTVVLPDLATPDKQNNKMYLKYYKIFERLSTKLASEFADIAALQQQ encoded by the coding sequence ATGGAATGTATCATCACTATAGAACTCGGCACCAATGCAGTAAGAGTTTACGCATTTGATCTTGATGGGAACATCATTGGCTCATTGAAGGGGTACTGTCCTACTTTTCATAGTGAGCCTGATTACAGTGAACAGGATGCCGATCAGATATTCATTACGATGCTTTATGTATTGAAGAACCTGTTGAATGATGTACTGCATCCAAGAAAGTATAAAGTAAGATGCATTTGTTTCAGTTCATCGATGCATAGTGTACTTGCCGTAGATAAAAGAGGTAATCCAATGGGCCATGCAATTACATGGGCCGATAACAGGGCAAACAAAGAAGCAGCTGAACTTAAGAATTCACCCCTTGGTAAAAAAATCTACAGTGCTACCGGCACACCATTACATCCCATGTCGCCGCTTACAAAAATTGCGTGGATCAAAAACAATGAAAAGGAAAAGTTTAAACAGGTAAGTAAATTTTTATCTCTCAAGGCATATATTCTGCAGCAGCTAACAGGAGAATATGTTATTGATTACAGTATTGCTTCCGCTACAGGTTTGTTGAATATTCATAAAATTAAATGGGAAACAGAGTCACTCAAGTTTGCTGGCATTACTGCTGCGATGTTGCCAGAGTTAGTACCTGTAGATACAAAAGTGGGAAAATTAAATAAAGCTTACCAGGCATCGCTGGGTTTATCGGCAGATACAAAAATACTGGTTGGTTCAAGTGATGGCTGTATGGCCGTTCTTGGCGATGGTGTAAATGAAGAAGGTGTAGCAACAATTACAGTTGAAGACAGTGGAGCAGTGAGAGTAGTGAGTGATAAGGTCATGCAGGATGATAAACAACGATTCTTTAATTACCTGCTTACTGAGAATAAATACATATCAGGTGGACCCACGAATAATGGTGGCGTCATCTTTGAATGGTTCACCCGACAGTTTGGTGATTTTAAAAATCCATTTGACTTAGAACATACAATGCTTGAACTAATTCAGGATGCATCGAAAGTACCTGCAGGTTCCGACGGATTGATCTTTCTTCCTTATTTACTGGGCGAACGTGCACCAATATGGAACGCCAATGCAAGAGGTGTATTCTTCGGAATAAATATTAAACATGAGAAAGCACATTTTGTAAGAGCTGCTATTGAAGGTATTATTTATGAACTATACAGTATTGGAAAAACACTTGAAGAACACAGGAGCATCAACAGCCTGTCAATAAACGGAAGTTTCGGTACGTTGCCATTCTTTACACAAATGGTAGCAGACATTTATAACAAACCAGTTCGCTTAAGACAGAATTATCATAGCGTAAGTTATGGAGCGTACTTATTAAGCGCAACTGAAATGGGTATTTACAAATCTCTTGATGAAGCAGCGAAAACAGTGGTGCTTCCCGACCTTGCTACACCGGATAAACAGAACAATAAAATGTATTTGAAGTATTACAAAATATTTGAACGGTTAAGTACCAAGCTGGCGAGTGAGTTTGCAGATATTGCTGCGTTGCAACAGCAGTAG
- a CDS encoding RraA family protein — MIKIKNGLLLLLFLVLLQQLRGQEVQISKEHLISLTPLWTGERFPDGRPKVPDQILKRMKNVSVEEAWAVMKNAGYAYQIAEGWQMIHPDSVLVGRAVTATFMPGRPDVWKAIDSVGKKAGKRGQNTWAVDILVKGDVYVADQFGAQKNGPTIGDNVGNAIYAKTGNGIVYDGALRDVEGLKDIPGFTSYYTSYDPSFHNPPGDLTTMIVGINHPTRIRRVTVMPGDVVLGKLGVVVFVPPHLAEKVVTTSEIVRLRDMFGHQRLREGKYTAGQIDARWSDEIERDFSKWLNDHISELPVPKELIQQYLKDRTW, encoded by the coding sequence ATGATAAAAATTAAAAACGGATTGCTACTGTTGTTGTTTCTTGTATTGCTTCAACAACTGCGAGGACAGGAAGTACAGATCAGCAAAGAGCATCTGATCTCATTAACACCACTTTGGACAGGTGAACGGTTCCCCGACGGACGACCAAAAGTTCCCGATCAGATTTTAAAACGAATGAAAAATGTAAGTGTTGAAGAAGCATGGGCAGTGATGAAAAATGCAGGCTATGCATATCAGATTGCTGAAGGCTGGCAAATGATTCATCCCGACAGTGTATTAGTTGGTCGTGCTGTAACCGCAACGTTTATGCCTGGCCGACCTGATGTTTGGAAAGCTATCGATTCAGTTGGGAAAAAAGCGGGGAAGCGTGGACAAAATACATGGGCTGTTGATATACTTGTAAAAGGCGATGTATATGTGGCCGATCAGTTTGGTGCACAAAAGAACGGGCCAACTATTGGAGATAATGTTGGCAATGCCATCTATGCAAAAACAGGAAACGGAATTGTGTACGATGGAGCATTGCGTGATGTGGAAGGATTAAAAGATATTCCCGGCTTCACTTCTTATTATACCAGTTACGATCCATCATTTCATAATCCTCCCGGTGATCTAACAACAATGATCGTAGGCATTAATCATCCCACACGCATTCGAAGAGTTACAGTAATGCCTGGTGATGTTGTACTCGGTAAACTTGGAGTTGTTGTATTTGTTCCGCCGCATCTTGCAGAAAAGGTTGTTACTACATCAGAGATCGTCAGGCTAAGAGATATGTTTGGTCATCAACGTTTGCGTGAAGGAAAATATACTGCCGGACAAATTGATGCAAGATGGAGCGACGAAATTGAACGTGATTTTTCAAAGTGGCTCAACGATCATATTAGTGAATTACCCGTGCCGAAGGAATTGATACAACAATATTTAAAAGACAGAACATGGTAA
- a CDS encoding helix-turn-helix domain-containing protein, translating to MNQFVLSHNAASELRLFPHIIEIGVIKNPAIRLNGFPCEIDRCLKLYYIQEGKFEWCINDRSYTLFPGDVALVLPGTSFGNESNVLEIGCFSWIHLQVNKNEKGELENPAWSSLSDAESRAINKILQSDHTPILQKFTDVGVILKGIQTELFKQEIGFLARVNHLIDEIFIQVSRQFTRMSNPGRDFPKTFMKLEQELRQNLSHQWTVEEMAALVGLGTTLFNEKVKSYSGFSPLNYLINIRISEAIKLLKTPGISLTDIALDTGFYSSQHFSTTFKKLTGYTPSEFRKNHIGTN from the coding sequence ATGAATCAATTTGTGCTTAGCCATAATGCTGCATCGGAGTTGCGATTATTCCCGCATATTATTGAAATAGGCGTAATCAAAAATCCGGCGATACGTCTCAATGGTTTTCCATGTGAAATTGATCGTTGCTTAAAGTTGTACTATATACAGGAAGGGAAATTTGAATGGTGCATCAATGATCGTTCTTACACACTTTTTCCGGGAGATGTTGCATTGGTGTTGCCCGGCACTTCATTCGGCAACGAAAGCAACGTACTTGAGATCGGTTGTTTTTCCTGGATACATCTACAGGTTAACAAAAATGAAAAAGGTGAACTGGAAAATCCTGCGTGGAGCAGTTTATCGGATGCAGAAAGCCGTGCAATAAATAAAATACTGCAATCAGACCATACGCCCATACTTCAAAAATTTACAGATGTAGGTGTTATTCTGAAAGGAATACAAACTGAGTTGTTTAAACAGGAAATAGGTTTCCTTGCCAGGGTAAATCATTTGATCGATGAAATTTTTATACAGGTAAGCAGGCAGTTTACAAGAATGTCGAACCCCGGACGTGACTTTCCTAAAACATTTATGAAGCTGGAACAGGAATTACGTCAAAATCTTTCACACCAATGGACTGTTGAAGAAATGGCAGCACTGGTAGGATTAGGTACAACGCTTTTCAACGAGAAGGTAAAAAGTTATTCCGGTTTTTCACCATTGAACTATTTGATCAATATCCGTATTTCAGAAGCAATCAAATTATTGAAAACACCGGGTATAAGCTTAACTGATATTGCACTTGATACCGGCTTTTATTCATCGCAACATTTTTCTACAACATTTAAGAAACTCACCGGCTATACACCCAGTGAATTCAGAAAAAATCATATTGGAACAAATTAA